The nucleotide sequence GCAAAGCCAAAAGCCACATCTAGACAGGCTTTAGATCCTGACAGACTATGGGTAAGACAAGAAAACTTAATCTGAGGCACGGAATTGTGAATTGTGGCCCTGACCAGAGTCAAAGACCAGACGATGCCACTCTTCTTATTCGTGTTACGGAGCCTCAGGGTTATGCCTGAATACtggctctctcttcctcttgaaGGAATGAGCTCATTTGTTTAATCAGGCAATCTACATTCTCTCAGCAACCATTTTGTGCCAGGCCCTGTACTAGGATTAGAGATATGGGTGAAAAGACAGCTCCCTTGGAGAACTCATGGATTaataggaatagaagggaatggTCTATTACAATGCACTGTACTGCGATGGGAGTAGCACAAGGAGCTACGGATGGCAAGAGGAGGAGCCCAGACAGACAGGGGAAGTCAGGGACACCTTTTTAGTGGAGGTGACATTTCAGTTGAGCCTTTAATTGGGACTAAGAATCCTACACCTGGAGGTCCACTCCATGGGGCCTCATACAGGATTCTTGGCTAGAAGTTGGGGTACTCTCAGCTCTCATGGAGAATGAGAAAATCTGAATGGTGAGGAGCACCACCCTCACCTCAAGACTGGTCACGAAGTCAGGGATTCAGACCTCACTGCTGAACACCAGCTCTCAAGGGTTGTGACCTCTTACTGGTGCCTACTCTCAGGGACACTTCTTAGCCTCACTTTCCTTTCCACGCCTCCTTGCTTAGCCTCACAACGTATAATTTTTGGTCTTCACCGCTCATGACTGCTACCTACCCCTTTCTCCTGACCCTTGAAGAACCTTTGGCAGCCCTTCTTAGGTACATAGAGGGCACTGGGACAATAGCACCAGGAACACAGAGGGAGGTATTAAGGTACCAACCTGGAGACTTGAGAGGAAACCCTCCACCTACCTTCCAGCACCAGGGCTAtccaacctcctcctcctcttcggGACCTAGGAGCCAATCCCATTGTCCATACATCTGGCCAATCATCTTCCCTTTCCCTCACCTTAGACACttcaagaaaacaaagcaaagttCAATCCCATTGTCTGTACACTTGGCCAATCATCTTCCCTTTCCCTCACCTTAGACACttcaagaaaacaaagcaaagttGGGCTTTAGTGGGATCAGGAGAGGAGATGAGAATCCCTGTGGTCACAGAGAACTCAGTGAGATTCATGTTCAGCCTCAAACAAAATTTCATCTATAATCTTCCTGCTCAGAAACCAAAGACTCTCTTGAGTCATCTCTGGCAGGCTGACAGAGATGGAGTGGATCCTGGGTAGAAAGAGAACTGAAGACACTTGTGGGGTAATGagaaaatcccaaggaaaaagaaaatctaagggGTAGAGGTGAGGACTTTCAGGTGGAGATAAAGATACCTGGGGGTGGGAGAGGTAagttccccccaccccctcacccccatcAAGGGATAGGTAAGAACACTTTGGGGGAGCTTAGAATTTTTTTACTTCTCACTTTTCCTTATTAATCCTGCATACCTAGGTCTCTACATTGGCTGGCGCTGCCCCCATTACCTATGGGACTGTTTCCGGATTGGGGATGAGTCCAGATGCTTTTGTGGACACTTGTTGAGAGAGCACCGGATCATCTCAGGTAGGGGAGAACTGACCAGCCCCTCTTGAGTGTGGAGGAATAACTGTACTCTGTCATGTCTTGGGAAGTATGAGAGAGAGcatgtggctgggcgcagtggctcacccctgtaatcccagcactttgggaggcggaagcaggcaaatcacaaggtcaggagatcaagaccatcctggctaatatgatgaaaccccatctctactaaaaaaaataataataatacaaaaaattagctgggcatggtggcacgtgcctgtaatcacagctactcaggaggctgaggcaggagagtcacttgaagccaggaggtggaagttgcagtgaactgagatcatgccactgcactccagcctgggtgacagagcaaaactctgtctcaaaaaaaaaaaaaaaaagcatgtttgaGTGCATGGGGGTGGCGGGGATGGAGGATGGGGTTGGCACAAGAAGGCAAGGTCCTATCAGATACTGGTCTAACCCTACCATCCATCCCCAATCCCACAGACATATCCGTGCCCTGCAAGGTGAGCCAGTGCCGCTGCCTCATGTTCTGCTTTATCCCGTCACGCCCAGAGGAGGTGGGTGAGTTCTGGCTCAAGAGACGGGCCACCTTTGACCCCAAGGCCTGGAGGGCCCAATGTCGCTGCAAACACAGCCACGAAGAACATGCAGCCACTGGGCCCCATCCCTGCAGGCATCATGGTAACTTCTAGGGCAAAGAGGCATATTGGGAACAGGGTAGGTGGGGATAGGATGCAGTCTGGGGATAATGATGGGGAGCGAGTATGAGAGCCTTGGGCATGCGGTCACTGAGGAAGAGATGAGAATGTGATCAGCTCCTGGGGATACCACCATTTCCTAAACTCTTCTTGGTTGCAATTTTGCCCCAGGCTGTTGCTGCGGCTGTTTTGAGTCTAATTTCCTCTGTGCGGCCTGTGACCGGCGCTGGGAGGAACACGGGACTTTCTTTGAGACCCAGAGGACCCGGCGACGAGGAGGGAGACCTCACGGTGAGGCAGAAACCTGGGACAGGGGGCCATTCCGGGGTCTGTAGTCAGAAGGCCAGGCAGGAAGGCACTCCCATCCTCGACCATCCCCTCCAGGACTAGCGCGCTCCCTCagcccacctccccaccccccacctacCTGCATCCCACATCTGCACTGGTTTTCACCCCCAGGAGCAGACTATGTACCTTTTGCAGAGATGTCTGTGCTCCGAGAAGCCATCCTCAGCAACTCTGACTTCGAGGCCCTGCCGATACAGGGGCCCTCTGGCCTTCCCAGCTCCCACCCTAGTTCCCCGGGACTCCCTGCCTCACACAACCTCCAGCCTGGCCTCCCTTCTGACCCCCATACCTGACCCTTTCACCTCTGCTCTTCCCTCCTCCAGGGACAGACACTGTCAGCAACTGGCACAGGCCTTTGTGAGTCTGGCCCAGATCAGCAATAAAAGAGGAGTCACTGGAACCTGACTTGGCTCCATATGGGGCAGGTAGATCCCAGCCCAGGGAGAGACTGCCTAATAACTTAGAGTTGACACCTATTAGGCACAGGAGAAAGCCTGGATCTGGCCATCTGCCTCCATCACACCCACATTTAAGCTGCCTGCTTGAAGGAAAGTGGCTTCAAGGAAGCCAAAAGGGAGGAAGTTTCAAGAAGGATAGAGTGGGAAGTGATGTTAGATGCAGTTGGGGCACCAATAAGATAAAGACTGAAAAGTATCCATTGGGTTTTGCAGTTAGAAGATCTCTGGGAGCTTCAGAGAGTGCAGTTTCACACTGGTGCAGTGGAGGCAGGAGTCAAACAGCAGTGAGTTTCAAGGAGTCTCTTAAAGAAGCTTAAGTCAGACAATATCCAGAGGGAGTTGTGGAGTCAAGGAAGCACTTTCATAGacaggaaaagggaaagaggCCAGTAGACTAAAGGACCTTGAAGgacccagaagagagagaagagatgcCTGGTGAGACAAGATCCCAGAGATGGAGGAAAGGGATGAGGTCAAAGCAGAGGTAAAGGGATTTGCTCTGGACAGGAGAAACACTACTTCCTATGaccaagaggaaggaagaggatggAGCCTTCCCAGAGTTTCAGGGAACAAGAACCTGTGGAAGTTCCCCTCTGATGGCTTCTATATGCCCTGTGAAGTAGGAGATAAGGCCAATGGCTGGGGGTCCAGGGGGAGAGGGATAAGAGTAGGGAGTAGGAGAcaagagaagaaaggggaaggtTTGGGAAGGCTAATGTAGGGAACTGGAGAAAAACCTGATCAGTGGGTAGTTTAGGATTTGGGCACAGTTGGAAGTGAGAACCTAGTTAGAGGAGCAGAGAAGCCAAATATTTAATGGGTTGATGATGTGAGGATATCAGGGAGGATGATCAGGAAAACTAAGCAAAAGAAGGCGTGAGGATGTGAAGGGAGCATACGGTACCAACAGGGAAAGAAAGTGATGCCAGGAGGCAAATGTCAGATTGAAAAAGGGAGCAGTCAAAGGAAGAGAAGTCTCTAATGAGGTACAGTAGCAGATATAGGGGCAGGGGTTGAAGTACAGGAGACAGTGTTCAGAGGCTGCAGAGCATAACATCTTTCAGACGAGGGCAACTGTAGGTGATAAGTGCTTGGAGTAGAGAAGACTGTGGGCCAGGGATCAAAATCAGTGAATGTGGGAAGTGACTAGGAAGTCCATAGATTCTTATGGGAGTAGGAGATTCTAACACTAATAGGCTCTGTGACCCCACGCAAGTCACTGTCCCTCTTTAGGCTGAGTTTCTGaacctgtaaaataggaataaccTCTGTGTTGCCTGCTTTCTATGAGAACCAAAGAAATAACTAATTTCAAAGTGCTTTGTATCCACCTATCCTCCAGACtggcttccttcctcttcctagATCCCAGATCCACTTATCTCTTGCCCTTCTCCAGGACAATTCTAGGGTCTCCCAGTGTCCCAGAGGCACCACAGAGAACTGCAACCTCTGGGGCCCAGAAAAGAGGCCATTCTACATTTCCTCACAATTAGGGGGGCCATCTGTTCCTCCAAAGGAAGGAATGTAATCTGGACTGCTAGGATCCCTGGGGAAAATCACAGAATCAAATGTCTGCCCTTTGGAGGAGAAAGGACTTTCTAACAATAATACAGCTATACAAAAGAGATTGTACTATCTCTAGAAGAGAGTTCGCCGACAGTAGTTAAAAGCGCCATGATAACCATTCACCTAAAACTAATTCAACTAATAGTCAACAATAGAGTTAGGATTACTCTATTAATACTCTATGATAAACTCATTGAAGGAAATAACAAGCAGCTAATACAAACTATATTTACATAGACTGTACAAATATGAAAAATTGATTACACATGGGTTAGTATCATATGCAATACATAGTATTACATATTGTGAAAAAATGACAGGAAACACCAGAtgttattcattcaacaactactGAGCACCTATATGTATCAGGccatgtgttaaaaaaaaaaaaaaaaagaaaaaaagaaaaaccaaagaaacaCAGTGGTAACTTATTCTATGTGATGTCATACTAAAACTTACTTAGTGTCTGAGAACATTAGTATTTTGTGACCCCCACGTTTCTtatgtcaaaaatatatattccagCAGTGCAAACCTGACTCATTGAAAACGCCAGGcaccggccgggtgcggtggctcacacctgtaatcccagcactttgggaggccgaggcgggaggatcacgaggtcaggagatggagaccatcctggctaacatggtgaaacctcgtctctactaaaaatacaaaaaaattagccaggcgtgttggcgggctccagtagtcccagctactggggaggctaaggcaggagaatggcgtgaacccggaaagcggagcttgcagtgagccgagatcgcgtcactgcactccagcctgggcgacagagcaagactccgtctcaaaaaaaaaaaaaaaaagccaggcaccgAGAGCTAACTGTATCACACACCTTTTCTGATTAGAAAAGAACAATGAATACATACTCCTTTGCTTATTATAATAGTTATGCGGCAAGATAGGACACTCCTATCTCCgcctgctcaaaaaaaaaaaaaacaaatgcaaaaaccaCAGAATTTTTAACCTATAGAGTGAATGCGTTAACAAGAACATAGAATTAAGGAAGAATTTCCCTTAGATAAGTACATTAAAATCTCCAAAATGCTCAAGGGACTAAAACTGCCCTTGTGGAGAAAATGCTGCGCATCAGCCCCGCCAgttaaaacaaataagcaaaaacaaaaaaacacacctCATCCCCGTTCACCTTTAGCCCCATCCCGGGTGGTTCTTGGAGCCAATAAGCGCCGGATGTCCCCAGAGCCCCGCCCTCCTCCTGGCCAAAGCAGCGAGAGGGTCTAAAATAGCCCTTTCTGCAGCAGGTGACGGAGCCACGCCCCCTTCCTCCCCGCGCACCAATAGGAACCAGACCTAAGAGGACGAACCAAGAACGAAAAGCCCCACCCACTCGGGAGCCGCAACCTAGAAGCCAGGGTTGTGTATCAAATCCAACTAGGAGAAAATCCCACCTCCAGGCTCCTTAATCCTTCCAATGGAGCGGAAGTTTCGCTCACAGCGAAACTAGTTAGGGGATCCAATGGGAAAAGAACGTTCACACGGACTACAAGACGAAGCCAATGGAATGGAAAATTGTCCTCGCGTTGGTAGAAGCAGCCAATGAGATGAAAAGAGCCCGCCTCCAAAGTGGCTGCAGAGCCAATGGGACGAATCGTGCCCAGGGGCGCGCTCCAATGGGGTAGCAGGGCTCGCCCGGCCGCCGCTACCGCGCTTCCCCGCTCCCGGACTCCCCACCCCCGGCCGGCCGCGGAGCCGAGTGCTGACCCGGGTGAGAGATTCCCGCGGCTCCGGGAAGATGGCGGCAGTCGTGGTGCTGGCCACCGGGTTGCGCGCGGCGCGCAGAGCCGTGGCGGCCACGGGGGCGCGCGGGGGGCAGGTGAGAAGTGGCGCGGGAGCGAGTAGGGGGTCCTGCGGGCTCCGAAGCCATCCGGGGCCAGGGCTCCCGAAGGCGCGCAGAGCCGCGCAGAGGTCCTGCCTGTGGCCTCTGCCCCTCCGAGGCACAAGCTCCGGGGCTGTGCGGTGAGGTCGAACTGGTGGCTGCAGAGAACGAACTAGTGATGATCCCCGCCCTGCGCAGGCCCTGTCGCCGAGGTCGGGACAGGGTCACTGCAGCGGCTGCCGCCTTCTTTCCACTGCCTGCAGCCCAGCTGGCCCGGTGCCCCCTGCAGGAAATGAGCTTTCTCTTCATGGAGCCAGTGCTCTGCCCTCCTCAGGCCTCTGGCCTCCTAATGAGCACTAGTGTTAACTTCTCTTCTGCACTTGCCAGAAGTGGCTGGGAGGTCAGAGAATTCATTCCCTCCCATTCTCCCCCAACGTGATGCACTGACGTCAGCCTTCTCTGAATCCCCTGGAAACTGGGACTGCCTTACCCGCAGTCCCCTGGGGCTAGGGAAGCAGAGATCACTTAGCTGAACTCTTACCTCCACTCATTCAAGGGACAAGAGTTAAAATTCAGAGTCACATGTGACACCCAGATGAGGGGTCAACTAGTGTCAAACAGGGCGATTGCATTAAAACCTAAATAAAACAGGCGACAAGGCTTAAAGATCAGAAAACAACGGAAATAAGTGGAAATGTACTAACAAGGTGAGAGTGGAAAGAGATTCAAGCCATCGTAAGAGATTATGGAAACCACCCCTTTATTTTAGAAGCTGAGAGAAGGAATTTATCTGAGGTAATTCAGTGGTGTGGTAAGATAGGAACTGAGACCAAAATCCCCAGTATCTCATTCTAGATCCTTTCCCTAAACAGTGCTATATTTCATAGACATGTGAGCAGGAATCAACTGCACTGCTGAATCCTGGATAATAATACTGCCTGTTATCTAACCAGGTCCAGCACCATCTGGCCCTACCCTTTGCTGCTGGTGCTCTAAAATTCAGGAATTTTCCTCCTGGGTGGGAACCACAAATAGGTTCTTAGAAGGACGAAGTTAACAACTACCAGATCACAGGTTCTGCCAGCTCCCTCCTTTGAATATGGTCGATCTACCTTCAGGTCCGAGGAGCTGCAGGTGTGACTGATGGGAATGAAGTGGCCAAGGCCCAACAGGCAACTCCTGGGGGAGCAGCCCCAACCATCTTCTCCCGGATCCTGGACAGGAGCCTCCCAGCTGACATTCTTTATGAGGACCAGCAGGTGGGGTGCTCTTAGGACCCATCCCCTTAGGAATGTTGTCGATACCATCCACCCTGTTGAACTAATGTGGCCTCTGGCCTGTCACTGCCCCCAGTGTCTTGTATTCCGTGATGTGGCCCCTCAGGCTCCTGTGCACTTCCTGGTCATTCCTAAGAAGCCCATTCCTCGGATTAGCCAGGCTGAAGAAGACGACCAGCAGGTGGGAAGAACAGGGCCAGGGTTTGACTGGGAAGAGCCCTGGACCCAGCTAGAGGTCTTGCTCCCTATGAATGAAGCAACCTATGTCCCTCTGCTCTCCCTATAGCTTCTAGGACACCTACTCCTTGTGGCCAAGAAGATAGCAAAGGCTGAGGGCCTGGGAGATGGATACCGACTTGGTGAGTGACTTTTGGCCCTTGGTCCCTCACCTATGAATTCTCATTCCTACTTCTCAATATGATCTTCATTCTTTGACCTCTGCCATGATCCTGACTCCCTAACCCTAAGCTCAATTTCAGTGATCAACGATGGGAAGCTGGGTGCACAATCTGTGTATCATCTGCACATTCATGTACTTGGGGGCCGGCAGCTCCAGTGGCCTCCAGGTTGAAACTGCCAATTGACCAAAGGACACCAGACTCTGGATGCTTGGATGGAAAGGGAAAAATTGACCCTGTGATACTAATAAAACTGTTATCCTTTAATTATGCTCTCTTgtctttaatataaaattttataccaCAAAGGGGAAAGAAAACTGATTCAGGGCTATGATGCCCCTTGACTGGTCTGAGTGAAAGACACTGAGGAGGGTCCAACCTGTGGTTAAAGGTTGCCTGCAGATATGTAAGTCTTCTTGACAAGTGGTCCACCCTAGGTCAAGCTTCTAGAAAAGTTAACAGTAGGAATGAGCCTAAATGAGTAGGAAGAAACTGAAAGCCAGAAGAAACTGAAAGCCCATCCTGGCCCTTCTTCATAGGTCAAACCAGGTTCTAAGGGGGCTTAGGAGGAGGGCTGTCAATATGAGGATCTTTTATTAGAGGAGGAGTAATCACCCAAACAAAAAGCGGCTGCCTTTTCACTATTCCATGTCTCACCATTTTGCTCAAGCTAGTTTATTTTCAACCTTAACATTTGTTAAAGACCCTACTCACTTTTGAGAATGAACTAAGCAAACTAAAGGAAAGCTACTGTTGCGTCTCTGCAAACACCAAGTAGGCTGTTACCTAATGCCACAGGCCTGTGCCTGTTTACAACATATCCCCATAAAGCATCACCTTAGAAAACCGCAAAGACTGTTCTGTTCGGGCGTGGAGGGGGAGGTCTTAAGCCAGCGGAACCCTAAAACCCAGTCTGAGGTGGATTGCCGCCGGGACTGGAAAGCGGTCCTCCCTGACAGCACTAGGCTGAAGACTTCCGCCCCGCAGAGGACTTGCTTCCACCCCCACCTGCAAGTCCGCCTAGCTCTACTTCTGCGCAGGCTCCAGGAGTTGTTTGCTGTCTCTATGGCAACCCGGTAGCTGGAGTCTGAAGATGGAGACCAACGAGTCTACGGAGGGATCGCGGTCGCGGTGAGAGCCGCAGCTCTGGCTGCAGGCAGAAGGGGACGAGCAAGGTCAGCGGACTTCCTCTGCTGCGCTTTTGACAGCCTTGTCGTGTTTGCTTTCTTTCAGATCTTTAGACATACAGCCCAGCTCCGAAGGACTGGGGCCCACTTCGGAACCGTTTCCTTCTTCAGATGACAGTCCTAGGTCGGCCCTGGCAGCTGCAACCGCAGCAGCTGCAGCGGCTGCATCAGCTGCTGCAGCTACCGCAGCCTTCACCACCACCAAAGCAGCTGCATTATCTACAAAGACCCCAGCGCCCTGCTCTGAGTTCATGGAGCCATCCTCTGACCCCAGCCTTCTTGGGGAGCCCTGTGCGGGACCCAGCTTTACCCACAATATAGCCCATGGGAGTCTTGGCTTTGAGCCCGGCTATGTTTCCTGTATTGCTCAGGACCCTTGCACTACAACCGACCATAGTTCTAACTCTGACCTTGTTCCAGGCTCTAGCTCTGGGCCTGTTCTTGGCTCCAGCTCAGATGCTGGTCatggctctggctctggctctggtCCTGGTCATGGCTCTGTCcctggctctggctctggctctggtCCTGGCTGTGGCTCTGTCCCTGTCTCTGGCTCTGGTCCTGGTCATGGCTCTGGCTCTCATCCTGGTCCTGCCTCTGGGCCTGGTCCAGGCACTGGCCCTGACTCTGAGCTCAGCCCCTCTATTCCTCCAGGGTTCAGAAACCTGGGGGCAGATCGAGTCCCTAACTATACCTCCGGGAGTCAGCACTGCCCCTGGGAGCCCCAGAAACAACCACCTTGGGAATTTTTGCAAGTTTTAGAACCGGGTACCCGAGGACTATGGAAACCCCCAGACATTAAAGGGAAGCCTACGATTCACTATGAAACATTGCCACGGGGCCAGTGCCTCCTCTACAACTGGGAGGAAGAGGTATTAAAGTTTTGGCCTGCTCCCTTTTCTTGAAGGCTGCCCTCAGTTTCTTAGGGGAGGCAGTAGTTCACATAAGGGTGGGTACCAGAAGGGATATTATAGTCATTCAACTTGGGATCCACAGAGAGCCACCAACCACCTGGATCAAGTCCCAAGCATGCAGGATGGCTCTGAGAGTTTTTTCTTCCGACACGGACACCGGGGACTGCTGACTATGCAACTAAAGTCACCCATGCCCCGCAGCACCACCCAGAAAGACTCCTACCAGCCACCAGGAAATGTCTATTGGCCACTTCGAGGTGTGAAATGTGAGAGAGTGTAGGCCAGAACGAGTCCAATAGTCAgagggaaaaagaggaaggaatttCTGGTGGGGCTGTGGATTGTCCAATGGATATAAGGGCAGAACCCCCAaggtctttcttccttttctcaagTTAGTTTCTTCTGGGCCTCCTTCTTAACCAGACCCCACcctgcccaccccccaccctctCACAGGGAAGCGTGAAGCCATGCTGGAGATGCTTCTGCAGCATCAGATCCGGTAAGGGATTGGGtaaaagggaagagggagggggaggagaaaaaTTGGGTGAGAATGGCCTTGACACCTCTCGGGCTACATAGTAAAGAGGTACAGGCAGAACAGGAACCCACAAGGAAGCTCTTTGAGGTCGAGTCTGTGACACACCATGACTACCGTATGGAGCTGGTGCAATCAGGGACTCCTGCCCCAGCAAAGGTGAGaacccactccccaccccctgccactTGCACAGCTGGGCTCTGACAGGCTGTGGTCAAGTAACGGACCCAGAGGTTGAGA is from Macaca mulatta isolate MMU2019108-1 chromosome 15, T2T-MMU8v2.0, whole genome shotgun sequence and encodes:
- the HINT2 gene encoding adenosine 5'-monophosphoramidase HINT2 isoform X1: MAAVVVLATGLRAARRAVAATGARGGQVRGAAGVTDGNEVAKAQQATPGGAAPTIFSRILDRSLPADILYEDQQCLVFRDVAPQAPVHFLVIPKKPIPRISQAEEDDQQLLGHLLLVAKKIAKAEGLGDGYRLAQFQ
- the HINT2 gene encoding adenosine 5'-monophosphoramidase HINT2; protein product: MAAVVVLATGLRAARRAVAATGARGGQVRGAAGVTDGNEVAKAQQATPGGAAPTIFSRILDRSLPADILYEDQQCLVFRDVAPQAPVHFLVIPKKPIPRISQAEEDDQQLLGHLLLVAKKIAKAEGLGDGYRLVINDGKLGAQSVYHLHIHVLGGRQLQWPPG
- the SPAG8 gene encoding sperm-associated antigen 8 isoform X3, translated to METNESTEGSRSRSLDIQPSSEGLGPTSEPFPSSDDSPRSALAAATAAAAAAASAAAATAAFTTTKAAALSTKTPAPCSEFMEPSSDPSLLGEPCAGPSFTHNIAHGSLGFEPGYVSCIAQDPCTTTDHSSNSDLVPGSSSGPVLGSSSDAGHGSGSGSGPGHGSVPGSGSGSGPGCGSVPVSGSGPGHGSGSHPGPASGPGPGTGPDSELSPSIPPGFRNLGADRVPNYTSGSQHCPWEPQKQPPWEFLQVLEPGTRGLWKPPDIKGKPTIHYETLPRGQCLLYNWEEERATNHLDQVPSMQDGSESFFFRHGHRGLLTMQLKSPMPRSTTQKDSYQPPGNVYWPLRGKREAMLEMLLQHQIRKEVQAEQEPTRKLFEVESVTHHDYRMELVQSGTPAPAKPHDYRQEQPETFWIQRAPQLPVCEGD
- the SPAG8 gene encoding sperm-associated antigen 8 isoform X1 — its product is METNESTEGSRSRSLDIQPSSEGLGPTSEPFPSSDDSPRSALAAATAAAAAAASAAAATAAFTTTKAAALSTKTPAPCSEFMEPSSDPSLLGEPCAGPSFTHNIAHGSLGFEPGYVSCIAQDPCTTTDHSSNSDLVPGSSSGPVLGSSSDAGHGSGSGSGPGHGSVPGSGSGSGPGCGSVPVSGSGPGHGSGSHPGPASGPGPGTGPDSELSPSIPPGFRNLGADRVPNYTSGSQHCPWEPQKQPPWEFLQVLEPGTRGLWKPPDIKGKPTIHYETLPRGQCLLYNWEEERATNHLDQVPSMQDGSESFFFRHGHRGLLTMQLKSPMPRSTTQKDSYQPPGNVYWPLRGKREAMLEMLLQHQIRKEVQAEQEPTRKLFEVESVTHHDYRMELVQSGTPAPAKPHDYRQEQPETFWIQRAPQLPGVSNIRTLDTPFRKNCSFSTPVPLSLGQLLPYEPENYPHQLGEISSLPCQRGRLGGGGGE
- the SPAG8 gene encoding sperm-associated antigen 8 isoform X2 gives rise to the protein METNESTEGSRSRSLDIQPSSEGLGPTSEPFPSSDDSPRSALAAATAAAAAAASAAAATAAFTTTKAAALSTKTPAPCSEFMEPSSDPSLLGEPCAGPSFTHNIAHGSLGFEPGYVSCIAQDPCTTTDHSSNSDLVPGSSSGPVLGSSSDAGHGSGSGSGPGHGSVPGSGSGSGPGCGSVPVSGSGPGHGSGSHPGPASGPGPGTGPDSELSPSIPPGFRNLGADRVPNYTSGSQHCPWEPQKQPPWEFLQVLEPGTRGLWKPPDIKGKPTIHYETLPRGQCLLYNWEEERATNHLDQVPSMQDGSESFFFRHGHRGLLTMQLKSPMPRSTTQKDSYQPPGNVYWPLRGKREAMLEMLLQHQIRSSLRPSGYRGHHSYRVSVTSGHWIHLSGRTAASQHQYPCLWGNFCPMNLRITPTNWEKSLPFPVREEGWVVEGVNDSCQG